The following are encoded together in the Panicum virgatum strain AP13 chromosome 6K, P.virgatum_v5, whole genome shotgun sequence genome:
- the LOC120711597 gene encoding zinc finger BED domain-containing protein RICESLEEPER 2-like, translated as MDHLDDHDSDDMEAGVPRFRNKKSSKISDMYKRVATNGGIRMMECRSCHANFSYKGGQLWKHQQSCKAKEALGPSQQQQNADFRLVVNEVDPVDKILPDSLDEINLVTRSENRKFRSEAWKDFTPVFVGGTIHAADCVHCHKRVSADNGRRNLRRHTESCMKKGGTSVSNLKARKRKNNSANSSSNSQWSQEEPSLLFQSSVRTSKSRVQNEVPLANGKVQTAEYDSKFHKGCSGDRTPVDQDILASQQRDKMDPTEQNTSTAQANPDVNTKFDQESSYQELTRMIILNGYPMSIVEHEEMRRFVKSLNPEFNMPSSTDIEEFSTVLFQERKADLKKKIALSSHRVSLSACLRTPHGSEASVKYLSLSVHFIDSGCKIEKRIIKFGIFQSSCTNLDRMIHFKGDCALDSESGPFNAMYEAIRDWNLDQKLLSLTSVGEIRDDVRTSELKDFLIQKKCLPIGGELFNMACLDDMLNSIVSKGQPMLNLAGDILDRFIQAHMSSPLAKQQLIKVITNMKLKCLGEDAKWWHKIYFGLEVLLDFKKAFPSKELLPAEDTKTVDYVCKILRAFYHAVEVISGTVCPTANMYFNELWMVRATLEEQASTDYTELSSMVWEMQKAFDEFWKNSYVWLSVPVVFYPRFKIAFIKFRLEQAFGSKAFICHIMYDP; from the exons ATGGATCACTTGGATGATCATGATAGTGATGACATGGAAGCAGGGGTACCAAGATTCCGAAATAAGAAATCATCAAAGATTTCGGACATGTACAAGCGTGTTGCCACAAATGGAGGGATTCGCATGATGGAATGCCGCTCCTGCCATGCTAACTTTAGTTACAAAGGTGGCCAGTTGTGGAAACACCAACAAAGTTGTAAAGCCAAGGAGGCTCTGGGTCCAAGCCAGCAGCAACAGAATGCGGACTTTCGACTTG TGGTGAATGAAGTAGATCCAGTGGACAAAATTCTTCCAGATTCACTTGATGAGATAAACTTGGTGACCCGTAGTGAGAATAGAAAATTCAGGTCAGAGGCATGGAAGGATTTTACACCAGTCTTTGTTGGAGGGACAATCCACGCAGCAGACTGTGTCCATTGCCACAAGCGAGTAAGTGCAGATAATGGTAGAAGAAATTTAAGACGGCATACTGAGTCTTGTATGAAAAAAGGTGGAACTAGTGTAAGTAATCTTAAGGCAAGGAAGCGCAAGAATAATTCCGCAAATTCTTCGTCCAATTCACAATGGAGTCAGGAAGAACCTAGTCTGTTGTTCCAGTCCAGTGTAAGAACTTCAAAGTCTAGGGTCCAAAATGAGGTTCCCTTGGCAAATGGGAAGGTTCAGACTGCAGAATATGATAGCAAATTCCACAAGGGATGCTCTGGTGATAGGACCCCTGTGGACCAAGACATTCTAGCTTCACAGCAAAGGGACAAAATGGACCCTACAGAACAAAATACCTCAACAGCTCAAGCTAATCCAGATGTTAACACGAAATTTGACCAAGAATCATCATATCAGGAGCTAACTAGAATGATTATCTTAAATGGATATCCCATGTCAATTGTTGAGCATGAAGAAATGAGACGTTTTGTAAAGAGCCTCAATCCAGAATTTAACATGCCTTCAAGCACTGATATTGAAGAGTTTTCAACTGTTTTGTTTCAGGAAAGAAAGGCTGACCTTAAGAAGAAAATTGCTCTTTCATCACATCGGGTTTCTTTATCAGCATGTTTGCGGACTCCTCATGGATCGGAGGCCTCAGTGAAGTATCTCTCTTTGTCAGTGCATTTTATTGATTCTGGCTGTAAAATTGAAAAGAGAATAATCAAATTTGGTATATTTCAATCATCATGCACTAATTTAGATAGAATGATACATTTTAAGGGGGATTGTGCCCTAGATTCTGAGAGTGGGCCATTTAATGCCATGTATGAAGCTATAAGAGATTGGAATCTTGATCAGAAGCTTTTGAGCTTGACATCTGTCGGTGAAATTAGAGACGATGTGCGTACCTCAGAGCTGAAGGACTTTTTGATCCAAAAGAAATGCCTTCCTATTGGTGGTGAGCTATTCAATATGGCTTGTCTGGATGATATGCTTAACAGCATTGTTTCGAAAGGGCAGCCTATGCTTAATCTTGCTGGTGATATACTAGACAGGTTTATCCAGGCACATATGTCCTCGCCACTGGCTAAGCAGCAACttataaaagttattacaaataTGAAATTGAAATGCCTTGGGGAAGATGCAAAATGGTGGcacaaaatttattttgggCTTGAAGTTCTTTTGGATTTCAAGAAGGCTTTTCCCTCTAAAGAGTTGTTACCTGCAGAAGACACTAAAACTGTTGACTATGTTTGCAAGATACTGAGGGCTTTTTATCACGCTGTTGAAGTAATATCTGGTACTGTTTGTCCGACGGCAAATATGTACTTCAATGAGCTATGGATGGTTAGAGCAACTTTGGAAGAACAAGCATCTACTGATTATACTGAACTTTCTAGCATGGTTTGGGAGATGCAGAAAGCTTTTGATGAGTTCTGGAAAAATTCGTACGTGTGGTTGTCAGTACCTGTTGTTTTTTATCCCAGATTCAAAATTGCTTTTATCAAGTTTCGTCTGGAACAAGCTTTCGGCAGCAAAGCATTTATCTGT